A portion of the Paenibacillus marchantiae genome contains these proteins:
- a CDS encoding DUF2164 domain-containing protein, producing the protein MNALKLTKEQQDEAIRTIQSYFEEERGEELGDLAAWGVLDLFMTQLAPFIYNQALGDARTTVNQRMASMEEDLFALERKLPKNSR; encoded by the coding sequence TTGAACGCGCTAAAACTGACCAAAGAACAACAGGATGAAGCCATACGTACCATCCAGTCGTATTTCGAAGAGGAACGCGGCGAAGAACTGGGCGATCTGGCAGCTTGGGGTGTGCTGGATCTTTTCATGACCCAGTTGGCTCCCTTCATATATAATCAGGCACTGGGTGACGCCCGTACTACGGTGAATCAACGCATGGCCTCGATGGAAGAAGACCTGTTTGCATTGGAGCGCAAGCTACCGAAGAATTCCCGATAA
- a CDS encoding GNAT family N-acetyltransferase has translation MFTYSLDEYTELRPLAMEHTKPLFELTDRSRDQLRHWLPWVDNVTEIEHTSNFISNALKQGADNGGFTAGVWLKGDLAGIIGFHEINWTNRSVSIGYWLGKGFEGQGLMTSACRVLVDYALVTLDLNRVEIRSATNNKRSRAIPERLGFVLEGVIRQAEKLPKGYVNHAVYGMLQHEWELLR, from the coding sequence ATGTTTACCTATTCATTGGATGAATATACCGAACTCCGCCCACTTGCCATGGAGCACACCAAACCGTTGTTCGAACTCACGGACCGCTCGCGGGACCAGTTGAGGCATTGGTTACCGTGGGTGGACAATGTTACTGAGATTGAGCATACTTCGAATTTTATCAGCAATGCACTGAAACAGGGCGCTGACAACGGCGGTTTCACCGCAGGTGTCTGGCTGAAAGGCGATCTTGCAGGCATCATCGGCTTCCACGAAATCAACTGGACCAACCGCTCGGTAAGCATCGGATACTGGCTTGGCAAAGGTTTTGAAGGTCAAGGCTTGATGACCAGCGCATGCCGTGTTCTGGTCGACTACGCTCTCGTCACCCTGGATCTGAACCGTGTCGAGATTCGCTCAGCAACCAACAACAAGCGGAGCCGGGCCATCCCTGAACGGCTTGGATTCGTCCTTGAAGGCGTTATTCGTCAGGCTGAGAAACTGCCTAAGGGCTATGTTAACCATGCGGTGTATGGCATGCTGCAGCATGAATGGGAACTTTTACGCTAA
- a CDS encoding SDR family oxidoreductase — protein MDMGLRGKKALVLASSRGLGKAVAAQLAAEGADVMLASRNEEKLAAVKQELLELGGGGRIEYCATDVTSKEDIDALIRKTGERFGQIDILVNNSGGPPSGTFESLTDEDWERAFELNVLSYVRLIRGALPYMKENGGHIVNIASTSVKQPIPGLILSNTFRTGVFGLAKTLSQELAPYGILINTVAPGRIGTDRIHELDAARAEQNGISEEEVAEQFRKEIPLGRYGQPEEFAKAVVFLLSGANTYITGTSLVVDGGMVRAL, from the coding sequence ATGGACATGGGACTTCGGGGTAAAAAGGCGCTGGTGCTTGCATCCAGTCGAGGACTGGGCAAAGCGGTAGCCGCTCAATTGGCGGCAGAAGGCGCTGATGTCATGCTCGCCAGCCGGAACGAAGAGAAGCTTGCAGCGGTGAAGCAGGAGCTGCTGGAGCTCGGTGGTGGCGGACGTATCGAATACTGTGCAACCGATGTGACAAGCAAGGAAGATATTGATGCCCTGATTCGCAAGACAGGCGAGCGGTTTGGACAGATTGATATTTTGGTGAACAATTCAGGCGGCCCGCCTTCAGGAACATTCGAGTCATTGACGGATGAAGATTGGGAACGTGCATTTGAATTAAATGTACTTAGCTATGTCAGACTGATTCGCGGTGCGCTTCCTTACATGAAGGAGAATGGCGGACATATCGTGAACATTGCCTCCACCTCTGTGAAGCAGCCGATCCCCGGTCTGATTCTGTCCAATACGTTCCGTACGGGTGTGTTCGGATTAGCCAAGACCTTGTCACAGGAACTTGCGCCATATGGCATTCTGATCAATACGGTTGCACCGGGTAGAATTGGTACGGATCGGATACATGAACTGGACGCTGCGCGTGCAGAGCAGAACGGAATAAGTGAGGAAGAGGTTGCCGAACAATTCCGTAAGGAAATTCCACTGGGACGTTATGGTCAACCCGAGGAGTTTGCCAAAGCAGTTGTGTTCCTCTTATCAGGAGCAAATACGTACATTACAGGTACATCCCTTGTGGTGGACGGTGGCATGGTACGTGCGCTCTAA
- a CDS encoding GNAT family N-acetyltransferase, which yields MLISHTYTIRPSEIKDAAQLMELDALVWDKHTSPAPFQWRSRQQYLQHCPPGSQLIAVQGERVCGYVGFYLPTGMPVNRHVYEINIAVHPHDRRCGIATALMDAMKHHAFEQGIIKLRLRVLSSNPGAIAFYTQCGFVTEGRLVSEFYIAGNYVDDILMSYFIRANG from the coding sequence ATGCTTATCAGCCATACGTACACCATTCGGCCATCCGAGATCAAGGATGCCGCCCAACTGATGGAACTGGATGCACTGGTATGGGATAAGCATACCTCTCCGGCCCCGTTTCAGTGGCGATCCAGACAACAATATTTGCAGCATTGTCCTCCAGGCAGTCAGCTGATTGCCGTTCAGGGAGAGCGGGTATGTGGTTATGTGGGCTTTTATCTGCCAACAGGAATGCCTGTTAACCGCCATGTATACGAGATTAATATCGCTGTTCATCCCCATGATCGGCGCTGTGGTATTGCTACAGCCCTGATGGATGCGATGAAACACCATGCCTTTGAACAAGGGATCATCAAACTTAGGTTGCGGGTGTTATCCAGCAATCCAGGGGCGATTGCTTTTTATACACAGTGTGGATTTGTGACGGAAGGCAGACTGGTGTCGGAATTTTATATTGCAGGCAATTATGTGGACGATATTCTTATGAGCTATTTCATCCGGGCCAACGGATAG
- a CDS encoding methyltransferase domain-containing protein — MNIKEAADRLGISARAIRFYEEKGLIFPVKQTSNGYRTYTENDIWRLQTIAALREIGMSLQDITQALGEIDQGNQQRLEEYLELQQAVMYAQWVELKRMLDTTQRMIDLNRQDGPLDVSHLHDLADSARRLREARQNWHDRWNYDMQAAIHDQRVQAANGRLPGQIASNVSIDSRPGAMQAAVESDRKGGPDHNGDEIHSQNNSQTAHSPNSDTTYTEDAGSGSGELGVRVGAGSFNIYENYDEALEQTASWISPVPGEKGLDIGTGTGNLAGRLLERGAAMTAIDQSREMLRTCRTKYPEMHVKLGNFLALPFADHSFDFVVSSFAFHHLSPDQQQLALHEMQRVLTARGRICLTDLMFADAAHRQTYIQQAEAAGHEDQLQTIRERHFPLLDGLCGSLEDAGYVTKHIRHNALLHTLLAVPLR; from the coding sequence ATGAACATCAAAGAAGCCGCGGACAGACTCGGCATATCAGCGAGAGCTATTCGCTTTTACGAGGAAAAGGGACTGATCTTCCCCGTCAAACAGACAAGTAACGGATATCGTACATATACCGAGAATGACATCTGGCGGCTACAAACCATTGCAGCTCTGCGCGAAATCGGGATGTCGCTTCAGGATATCACCCAAGCGCTCGGAGAGATTGACCAGGGTAATCAGCAGCGGCTGGAAGAATATCTGGAGCTGCAGCAGGCGGTCATGTATGCCCAATGGGTTGAGCTCAAGCGCATGCTGGATACAACCCAGCGCATGATTGATCTCAATCGCCAAGACGGGCCATTGGATGTCAGTCATCTGCATGATCTTGCAGACAGTGCGCGCCGTCTCAGGGAAGCCCGGCAGAACTGGCATGACCGCTGGAATTACGATATGCAAGCAGCCATCCACGATCAGCGGGTACAGGCGGCGAATGGTCGTCTGCCAGGACAAATTGCCTCAAACGTCAGCATTGATTCGAGACCTGGAGCCATGCAAGCAGCGGTTGAGTCGGATCGAAAAGGCGGACCAGATCATAACGGCGATGAAATCCATAGCCAGAACAATAGCCAGACAGCACACAGTCCAAACAGCGATACAACGTATACGGAAGATGCAGGATCAGGATCGGGAGAATTAGGAGTAAGAGTAGGCGCAGGATCGTTCAATATATATGAAAACTATGACGAGGCGCTGGAGCAGACAGCAAGCTGGATATCTCCTGTGCCCGGCGAAAAAGGACTCGATATCGGTACAGGCACGGGGAATTTGGCTGGCAGACTGTTAGAGCGCGGCGCAGCGATGACTGCCATCGATCAATCCCGGGAGATGCTGCGTACATGCCGCACCAAATATCCCGAGATGCATGTGAAGCTTGGCAACTTTCTGGCGTTGCCTTTCGCCGACCATTCCTTCGATTTTGTCGTATCCAGCTTCGCCTTCCATCATCTGAGCCCAGACCAGCAACAGTTAGCGTTACATGAAATGCAGCGAGTGTTAACTGCACGTGGACGGATCTGCCTGACAGATCTGATGTTCGCTGATGCAGCTCACCGTCAGACATATATTCAACAGGCTGAGGCAGCAGGTCATGAGGACCAATTGCAAACGATAAGGGAACGTCATTTCCCGCTGCTGGACGGCCTGTGCGGCTCGCTGGAGGACGCAGGCTATGTGACGAAGCATATACGCCATAATGCGCTTCTGCACACGTTGCTGGCCGTTCCTTTGCGTTAG